In a genomic window of Sutcliffiella sp. FSL R7-0096:
- a CDS encoding DUF4083 domain-containing protein, protein MTVMGEMIIQVVVFGLLIVGSISFTLFIRRLLVNASYKNKRLYNIEKKLDAIIEKMENDKH, encoded by the coding sequence ATGACAGTGATGGGTGAAATGATTATTCAGGTAGTTGTTTTTGGACTGTTAATAGTAGGGAGTATTTCTTTTACTCTATTTATCAGAAGACTGCTAGTTAATGCGTCTTATAAAAATAAAAGATTGTATAATATCGAGAAGAAGTTGGACGCAATTATTGAGAAAATGGAAAACGATAAACATTAA
- a CDS encoding four-helix bundle copper-binding protein → MLSNEQHQKCLEECLACMEACNTCFDACLNEEDVNMMAACIRLDRECSDICALTARALQSNSPFLEQICNLCAEICEACSEECRKHTHDHCQKCAEACRRCAAACREMISN, encoded by the coding sequence ATGTTGAGTAATGAACAACACCAGAAATGTTTAGAAGAATGCTTGGCTTGTATGGAGGCGTGTAATACTTGCTTTGATGCTTGTTTGAACGAAGAGGACGTAAATATGATGGCGGCCTGCATCCGACTGGATAGGGAATGCTCGGATATTTGTGCACTTACAGCAAGAGCACTCCAATCCAACAGTCCTTTTTTGGAGCAGATTTGCAACCTGTGTGCAGAAATATGCGAGGCATGTTCAGAGGAATGCAGAAAGCATACTCATGACCACTGCCAAAAATGTGCGGAAGCATGCAGACGTTGCGCGGCAGCCTGTCGGGAAATGATCAGCAATTAA
- a CDS encoding GNAT family N-acetyltransferase — protein MEIRRLTATDAKSYRIIRLEALKNNPEAFSSSYEEELEYSSEIYEGRLSSEHIYTFGAFVEKRLVGTVTLICETKMKIKHRATIVAMYVLPEQRKSGVGKELMNEAITKAKELKEIEQIYLAVTASNEPAKRLYGSLGFVTYGVDRNGLKIGATYFDEDLMVLML, from the coding sequence ATGGAAATAAGACGATTAACAGCAACTGATGCGAAAAGTTATAGAATCATTAGGCTGGAGGCACTAAAAAACAACCCAGAAGCTTTCAGCTCCAGTTATGAAGAGGAATTAGAGTATTCTTCTGAAATATATGAAGGTAGGTTGTCCAGCGAGCACATTTACACCTTTGGAGCATTTGTGGAAAAAAGGTTGGTGGGTACTGTCACCTTGATATGTGAAACCAAAATGAAAATCAAACATAGAGCTACAATTGTGGCGATGTACGTATTACCTGAACAGAGAAAATCAGGTGTTGGAAAAGAACTCATGAACGAGGCAATCACCAAGGCAAAGGAACTAAAGGAAATAGAACAAATTTATCTAGCGGTTACAGCAAGCAACGAACCTGCGAAACGCCTTTATGGTTCACTCGGTTTCGTTACTTATGGAGTGGATAGGAACGGGTTGAAAATAGGCGCTACATATTTTGATGAGGATTTGATGGTGTTAATGTTATAA
- a CDS encoding response regulator transcription factor yields the protein MRRILLIDDEKRMLDLLTLYLTPYQFECFQFQSGMDAIVFLEKEEVDIVLLDIMMPKMDGWETLKGIRKSSNVPVIMVTARNDKDDIVRGLKSGADDYVSKPFDENELIARIEAVMRRAKAVDTINHSLRFKGLVLNTSSFHVQYNGEKISVTPKEFALLETFLLNQDKVFSREHLLVSLWEFDAETENRTIDSHIRNLRSKLRKSGFDVDKHLETIWGVGYRWNDQH from the coding sequence ATGAGACGAATTTTACTGATTGATGATGAAAAAAGAATGCTTGATTTGTTAACACTTTATCTGACTCCGTATCAGTTTGAGTGCTTCCAATTTCAGTCAGGCATGGATGCCATAGTTTTTTTGGAAAAGGAAGAAGTCGACATTGTTTTACTGGACATCATGATGCCGAAAATGGACGGATGGGAAACCCTAAAAGGAATTAGAAAGTCTTCCAATGTCCCGGTCATCATGGTAACTGCCAGAAACGATAAAGATGATATCGTAAGGGGCCTTAAAAGTGGAGCGGATGACTATGTTTCAAAACCTTTTGATGAGAACGAACTTATCGCAAGAATAGAAGCAGTGATGAGGCGGGCAAAAGCAGTAGACACCATTAACCATTCATTGCGCTTCAAGGGGTTGGTTCTTAATACTTCGTCTTTCCATGTACAATATAACGGGGAAAAGATCTCTGTTACACCAAAAGAATTTGCGCTACTCGAAACTTTTCTTTTGAACCAGGATAAGGTGTTTTCGAGAGAGCATCTACTTGTATCCTTATGGGAGTTCGATGCTGAGACAGAGAATCGGACCATTGACTCGCATATTAGAAATCTTCGAAGCAAATTGCGGAAATCAGGGTTTGATGTAGATAAACACCTGGAAACCATTTGGGGAGTAGGGTATAGATGGAATGATCAGCACTAA
- a CDS encoding group-specific protein, with protein sequence MNKFYIASSFTNIDKVREVSSLLKNKGFIQTYDWTQNERAATLEDLKIIGSKELSAVMEADFLIVLLPAGKGSHIEFGIALGQGKKIFLFSENHDLDNFETTSTFYHLENVEKISGMTEELVKRVSLEKE encoded by the coding sequence ATCAATAAATTCTACATAGCATCAAGCTTCACTAATATAGACAAGGTACGAGAAGTAAGTAGCCTTCTCAAAAATAAAGGCTTCATTCAAACCTATGATTGGACCCAAAACGAACGCGCTGCCACGTTGGAAGACCTAAAAATAATCGGGTCGAAGGAACTTTCAGCCGTGATGGAGGCAGACTTTTTGATTGTCTTGCTGCCCGCCGGAAAAGGCAGTCATATAGAGTTTGGTATTGCCCTTGGTCAAGGAAAAAAGATTTTTCTGTTTTCCGAGAATCATGACCTAGATAATTTTGAAACGACCAGCACTTTTTATCATCTAGAAAACGTTGAAAAGATTAGCGGGATGACTGAAGAACTCGTAAAGAGAGTAAGTCTAGAAAAGGAGTGA
- a CDS encoding M20 family metallopeptidase, which translates to MAITLPQVDEKTVIIKEDIKHKQALYLSTSHQIHERPEIGNEEFFASSLLTSILRDEGFEVKTNVAGHETGFIATKKSEKPGPSIGYLAEYDALPGIGHACGHNIIGTTSVAAAVALSKVLDETGGEVTVFGTPAEEGGPNGSAKGSFVKHGLVQHLDAALMVHPGNATRLTGPTLAVDPLDFEFIGKPAHAAASPHEGVNTLDSVIQLFNGINALRQHVTNDVRIHGIITHGGDAPNIVPEYAKARFYIRAATREGLNEVTCKVKAIAEGAALTTGAKLNVIAFQNEVDNILLNESLDAIYKEIVESLGETVVLEGKAGIGSTDVGNISQVVPTIHPYIKIGPDTLVGHTEEFKSAARSPQGDHALLVGAEALALTGLRLLTDPEVLSKVRKDFELAKKTL; encoded by the coding sequence ATGGCAATAACCCTTCCACAAGTTGATGAAAAAACAGTCATCATTAAAGAGGATATTAAACATAAGCAAGCACTCTATCTATCTACCAGCCATCAGATTCATGAGAGACCGGAGATTGGAAACGAGGAATTTTTCGCTTCTTCCCTTCTTACCTCCATCTTAAGAGATGAAGGATTTGAAGTGAAAACAAATGTTGCAGGACATGAAACAGGATTCATCGCTACTAAAAAGTCAGAGAAGCCTGGCCCCTCCATCGGTTATCTTGCAGAATATGACGCTCTCCCTGGCATCGGTCATGCATGCGGACACAATATCATCGGGACAACTAGCGTCGCAGCCGCGGTCGCTCTAAGTAAAGTATTAGATGAAACTGGTGGTGAAGTCACCGTGTTCGGTACACCAGCTGAGGAAGGCGGCCCGAATGGCAGTGCCAAAGGAAGCTTCGTTAAACACGGTCTAGTACAGCATCTCGATGCAGCCTTGATGGTTCATCCGGGAAATGCAACGAGATTAACTGGCCCAACACTCGCTGTCGATCCATTGGATTTCGAATTTATCGGAAAGCCTGCCCATGCTGCCGCATCTCCCCACGAAGGAGTAAATACACTAGATTCTGTCATTCAGTTATTCAATGGCATCAATGCACTGCGCCAACATGTAACAAATGATGTCCGGATTCACGGCATCATCACTCATGGTGGCGATGCACCTAACATTGTACCGGAATACGCAAAAGCACGCTTCTATATAAGGGCTGCGACTCGAGAAGGATTGAATGAAGTAACATGCAAAGTGAAAGCCATCGCAGAAGGTGCTGCCCTTACAACCGGGGCGAAACTTAATGTCATCGCATTCCAGAATGAAGTGGACAATATCTTATTGAACGAGAGCCTGGATGCTATATACAAAGAGATTGTGGAGTCACTTGGAGAAACGGTTGTACTAGAAGGCAAAGCTGGAATCGGATCTACTGATGTCGGCAACATCAGCCAAGTGGTCCCGACCATCCATCCATATATTAAAATAGGTCCTGACACATTGGTCGGTCATACGGAGGAGTTCAAGTCAGCAGCCCGCTCGCCACAAGGTGACCACGCACTGTTGGTTGGGGCGGAAGCATTGGCACTGACCGGCTTGAGGCTCTTGACAGATCCGGAGGTTTTATCGAAAGTAAGAAAGGACTTTGAGTTAGCAAAGAAGACATTATGA
- a CDS encoding methionine ABC transporter permease → MRVSSDQIIDALLETLSMVSFSLLFSVLIGLPLGVLLVVTRKGHILENNVLFNFLNPIINVLRSIPFIILLVAIIPLTRLIVGTSIGTAAATVPLIFYAAPYFARLVENSLLEVEPGVLEAAEAMGATPRQIIFRFLLPEALSSLVLAITIATIGLIGASAMAGAVGGGGLGDLAITYGYQQFDEITMFITVAILVVMVQAIQSSGNILSKKIRRR, encoded by the coding sequence ATGCGAGTTAGTTCCGATCAAATTATTGACGCCTTATTAGAAACCTTATCGATGGTCAGCTTTTCCCTACTATTCTCCGTACTGATTGGCTTACCACTTGGTGTGCTGTTAGTTGTGACGAGAAAGGGACATATTCTAGAAAACAATGTACTATTTAACTTTTTAAATCCAATAATCAACGTTTTACGTTCGATACCTTTCATCATTTTACTCGTAGCGATCATCCCGCTTACGAGACTGATAGTGGGAACCTCCATTGGAACCGCCGCCGCAACCGTACCGCTCATCTTTTATGCGGCACCATATTTTGCAAGATTAGTAGAAAATTCGTTGTTGGAAGTGGAACCAGGTGTACTTGAAGCCGCAGAGGCGATGGGGGCTACACCAAGACAGATCATTTTTCGTTTCCTTTTACCGGAAGCGTTGAGTTCGCTGGTACTTGCCATCACCATCGCAACCATTGGCTTGATTGGGGCTTCCGCAATGGCAGGGGCCGTTGGAGGCGGTGGCCTCGGTGACCTTGCGATTACATACGGCTATCAACAGTTCGATGAAATCACCATGTTCATCACCGTTGCCATCCTGGTCGTGATGGTCCAGGCGATCCAAAGCTCCGGAAACATTTTATCCAAAAAAATCAGAAGACGATAG
- a CDS encoding MetQ/NlpA family ABC transporter substrate-binding protein produces the protein MKKLLSFAILTILLLTAVGCSNDSDTIKIGVSGTDNRIWDFVAKKAEKEGLDIEIVSFSDYVQPNLALAQKELDANAFQTISYFEAFIKEHDLDLTPIATTVIAPMGLYSEKYENVEDIPEGGKIAVPNEATNMGRAFLLLQDAGLITLTEDFDGNGSLDKIVENPKNLEIIPVVAGQTPRVLPDVAASIINNGIAVDAGFNPTEDSIFHEDDTATPYINIIAVRTEDKNREDLQKLAALYQEDDVKEFIEKEYKGSTIPTFVPLSEIGVDTNKE, from the coding sequence ATGAAAAAATTACTTAGCTTTGCTATTTTAACCATTCTTTTACTAACAGCAGTAGGGTGCTCCAATGACAGTGACACCATTAAAATCGGAGTGAGCGGCACCGACAATCGAATTTGGGACTTTGTAGCGAAGAAGGCGGAAAAAGAAGGACTGGACATTGAGATAGTCAGTTTCTCCGATTATGTACAACCGAACCTAGCCTTGGCACAAAAGGAACTGGATGCTAACGCGTTTCAGACCATTTCCTACTTTGAAGCATTTATCAAAGAGCATGATCTAGATCTAACACCGATTGCCACAACCGTTATCGCACCAATGGGTCTATACTCAGAGAAGTATGAAAACGTGGAGGATATCCCGGAAGGCGGAAAAATTGCCGTACCAAACGAAGCGACCAACATGGGTAGAGCATTTTTACTCCTTCAAGATGCAGGCCTTATCACTCTTACGGAGGATTTTGACGGGAACGGTTCATTGGACAAAATCGTGGAAAATCCAAAAAATCTTGAAATCATCCCGGTAGTAGCAGGTCAAACGCCACGTGTTTTACCAGACGTAGCTGCTTCCATCATCAATAACGGAATTGCCGTTGATGCTGGCTTTAACCCTACAGAAGACTCCATTTTCCATGAAGATGATACTGCAACACCATACATCAACATCATTGCTGTCCGTACCGAGGATAAAAATCGTGAAGACTTACAGAAGCTTGCCGCACTGTATCAAGAAGACGATGTGAAAGAATTCATTGAAAAAGAATATAAAGGCAGTACGATTCCCACGTTTGTTCCATTAAGTGAAATCGGCGTTGATACTAATAAAGAATAA
- a CDS encoding GDSL-type esterase/lipase family protein has product MKIVCIGDSLTEGKPGVSFFDMLKKKYSDIKFVNFGKAGETVKSLHTRLTKNKLEQDHDLAFLWIGVNDIYSRLLKVQAQPITRNSEEFREYYENVLELVMQSSKQVVVVSPALIGENINSSNRGLLNLSMIIEEISKEHKNVTFIDLHQAFTEQLETLRTTDYLSTGVGRLVKDVFFYRSPKRVDRLAAERGLHLTIDGVHLNSKGANIVVDEYGKVIDQVLTNRNK; this is encoded by the coding sequence ATGAAAATCGTATGCATCGGGGACAGCTTAACAGAAGGTAAACCAGGAGTTTCGTTCTTTGATATGTTAAAAAAGAAATACTCAGATATAAAGTTTGTTAACTTTGGGAAAGCAGGAGAAACAGTTAAGAGTTTACATACAAGGCTTACCAAAAATAAATTAGAACAAGATCATGACCTTGCCTTCCTATGGATTGGAGTCAATGATATTTATTCGAGACTGCTGAAGGTACAAGCTCAGCCGATTACTAGGAATTCAGAAGAATTTCGGGAATACTATGAAAACGTACTGGAATTAGTCATGCAATCTTCCAAACAGGTTGTGGTCGTGTCCCCTGCGTTGATCGGGGAAAACATAAATTCCTCCAACAGAGGACTGCTCAATCTTTCCATGATTATTGAAGAAATTTCAAAAGAGCATAAGAACGTAACGTTTATTGATTTGCACCAAGCATTTACAGAGCAGTTAGAAACATTACGTACCACCGATTATCTCAGTACGGGCGTTGGCAGATTAGTGAAGGATGTATTCTTCTACAGAAGCCCCAAACGAGTGGACCGTTTGGCTGCGGAGAGAGGCCTGCATTTGACTATTGATGGTGTTCATCTGAACAGTAAGGGTGCGAACATTGTCGTTGATGAATATGGGAAGGTAATAGATCAGGTCCTCACTAATAGAAATAAGTGA
- a CDS encoding DUF4256 domain-containing protein: protein MTKTNETSNKLELSFEQQEELLVAMKTRFEKNMNRHEGMEWEKVQAKLEANPQKLWSLFEMERTEGEPDVIDYDEEKDEYLFCDCAKESPKGRRSVCYDRAALEARKKHKPENSAMDMVESMGIELLTEEQYRGLQKLGEFDLKTSSWIQTPDEIRKLGGALFCDRRYNHVFVYHNGADSYYGARGFRGLLRV from the coding sequence TTGACAAAAACAAATGAAACCAGTAATAAGCTGGAGTTGTCATTTGAGCAACAAGAAGAATTACTAGTAGCGATGAAAACTCGATTTGAAAAAAATATGAATCGGCATGAGGGGATGGAATGGGAAAAAGTCCAAGCTAAACTCGAGGCTAACCCTCAAAAGTTGTGGTCACTCTTTGAAATGGAACGTACCGAAGGGGAACCGGATGTGATTGATTATGATGAAGAGAAGGACGAGTACCTGTTCTGCGATTGCGCAAAAGAGAGTCCAAAGGGTCGCAGAAGTGTTTGTTATGATCGTGCAGCACTGGAGGCAAGAAAGAAACATAAGCCTGAAAACAGTGCGATGGATATGGTTGAATCCATGGGAATTGAACTGTTGACAGAAGAACAGTATCGAGGGTTACAAAAGCTCGGGGAATTCGACTTGAAAACGTCAAGCTGGATACAAACACCAGACGAGATTAGAAAACTTGGCGGAGCATTATTTTGCGACCGTCGCTACAATCATGTTTTTGTGTACCATAATGGAGCTGATTCTTATTATGGGGCTCGAGGGTTTCGAGGGTTGTTAAGGGTTTAA
- a CDS encoding GyrI-like domain-containing protein, translated as MKLKMISEPKVKMFHELKLVGYRVLCAGEKYADEIPQASIKLSTRLQEIKNVKNREIQYGVFIVDAKNEREEGYWLMVEVEHFEDIPEEMVTLVIPSQKYAAAKYEGPNKGIFEAYEELHNWSAEQGYKRLKEKWHVELLETWEDPNNLVVELLDTIE; from the coding sequence ATGAAATTGAAAATGATATCTGAACCAAAAGTCAAAATGTTCCACGAACTCAAACTGGTTGGTTACCGAGTTTTATGTGCAGGGGAAAAATATGCAGATGAAATACCACAAGCATCTATAAAACTGTCAACTCGCCTTCAGGAAATAAAGAACGTGAAGAATAGGGAGATCCAATATGGAGTTTTCATTGTTGATGCCAAAAACGAACGGGAAGAGGGATATTGGTTGATGGTGGAAGTGGAGCATTTTGAAGATATACCTGAAGAGATGGTCACGCTTGTCATTCCTTCTCAAAAATATGCCGCCGCAAAATATGAAGGACCGAACAAAGGTATTTTTGAAGCGTATGAAGAATTACATAATTGGTCTGCAGAACAAGGGTACAAAAGGCTAAAGGAAAAATGGCATGTAGAGCTACTTGAAACCTGGGAAGATCCAAATAATCTGGTAGTTGAATTGTTGGATACGATTGAATAA
- a CDS encoding DUF2268 domain-containing putative Zn-dependent protease (predicted Zn-dependent protease with a strongly conserved HExxH motif), translating to MKKCLFGILLFLAGCESTAEKVDLAAEAVIEKEVQEKVMLEHGTVETYSTNGQTFEIIPYHQPYLDFMEELEETEGDRKELFLAHVVKPFSKEIYGHDYFGNDDPYYAPPSNTAKLREMIKHLDNQHPEISRFIKEGLEDSTTLLTGSEKVRIYIQPHSPDFSYLEMSGVLAFAADKDVMVLQIDPRKYTEKSIKQTIAHEFHHVVTMEVSDWGMRKHHLLDRVIMEGKADTFGKAVYEDYEVPWIEPLSPEATNKVWSFIEENKGSYDMENVTMLHLGRPSSGIPKWSNYRIGYRIMKDFLERNPDVTIEKWTEMRAEEILELSGFEEESR from the coding sequence ATGAAAAAATGCCTGTTTGGTATATTGTTGTTTTTAGCAGGGTGTGAAAGTACAGCGGAGAAGGTAGACCTAGCGGCAGAAGCAGTGATAGAAAAAGAAGTGCAGGAAAAAGTGATGTTAGAACATGGAACCGTGGAGACATATAGCACCAATGGACAAACATTTGAGATCATCCCCTATCATCAACCATATCTTGATTTCATGGAAGAGCTGGAAGAGACGGAGGGGGATCGAAAGGAACTGTTCTTAGCCCATGTTGTGAAGCCCTTCAGCAAAGAAATCTATGGACATGATTATTTCGGAAATGATGATCCGTATTATGCACCCCCAAGTAATACAGCTAAGTTGAGAGAGATGATTAAACATCTGGATAATCAGCATCCTGAGATTAGTAGATTTATAAAAGAGGGGCTAGAGGACTCGACAACTTTGCTGACTGGAAGTGAGAAGGTCAGAATTTATATTCAGCCACATAGTCCTGACTTCAGTTACTTGGAGATGTCTGGTGTCCTTGCCTTTGCTGCAGATAAGGATGTCATGGTCCTGCAAATCGATCCGAGGAAATATACGGAAAAAAGTATTAAACAAACCATTGCACATGAATTTCATCATGTAGTGACAATGGAAGTGTCCGACTGGGGCATGCGCAAACATCATCTTTTAGACAGGGTAATCATGGAAGGAAAGGCAGACACCTTTGGAAAAGCGGTGTATGAAGATTACGAGGTTCCTTGGATTGAACCTCTAAGTCCTGAGGCGACAAACAAAGTTTGGAGTTTCATTGAGGAAAATAAGGGATCCTATGATATGGAAAATGTGACAATGCTCCATTTGGGTCGCCCTTCATCAGGCATTCCTAAGTGGTCTAACTACAGAATCGGTTATCGGATCATGAAGGATTTCTTGGAAAGGAATCCTGACGTTACTATAGAAAAATGGACTGAAATGAGAGCGGAAGAGATTTTGGAGTTAAGTGGATTTGAAGAGGAGAGTAGGTAG
- a CDS encoding YdhK family protein, translated as MKRRKLLGVFTMAAAITLSGCAAGDGDEAVPNTNQANNAEEESQDGGHGVHSGMDMSGSGEVPEGLKEKENPTFELGSTATITDAHMPGMEGAEATIVGAYETTVYSISYDPTDGGERVEDHKWIIHEEVKDAQEEPYKVGDEVEVDADHMEGMQGATAIIDSAEQTTVYMVDFALTDIGEEVTNHKWVTESELSKEE; from the coding sequence ATGAAAAGAAGAAAGCTACTAGGAGTCTTTACAATGGCAGCAGCCATCACATTATCCGGCTGTGCCGCAGGTGATGGGGATGAGGCGGTGCCAAACACTAATCAAGCCAATAATGCAGAAGAAGAATCCCAGGATGGAGGCCACGGTGTTCACTCCGGAATGGATATGTCGGGTTCAGGTGAGGTACCTGAAGGTTTAAAGGAAAAGGAAAACCCAACATTTGAATTGGGAAGCACTGCTACTATAACAGATGCCCACATGCCTGGAATGGAAGGTGCGGAAGCTACCATCGTGGGTGCATATGAGACAACCGTCTACTCTATTTCTTATGACCCGACAGATGGCGGGGAGCGAGTGGAAGATCATAAGTGGATTATCCATGAAGAAGTAAAGGATGCCCAAGAAGAGCCATATAAAGTAGGCGATGAAGTGGAAGTGGATGCCGACCATATGGAGGGCATGCAAGGTGCTACGGCAATCATCGACTCTGCTGAACAAACAACGGTTTATATGGTTGACTTCGCTCTGACAGACATTGGAGAAGAAGTGACAAACCATAAATGGGTGACCGAGAGCGAACTGTCAAAAGAAGAATAG
- a CDS encoding HAMP domain-containing sensor histidine kinase has protein sequence MKFSTKLGLWFFICLLIIESVSMLVLHRHVVDSLVKEELDSLLARGNSHRDVLLTSITPDTLQHIVLMESNTDTEVIIMDENGSVIDSSMQMSNLPHYLNKEAPETGDGVVQDDWRQESFIATVSPFRTEEGSTGYVYMLKSTDSLQKVIQQLNQHFAIAVVIIMLFLLVTNIILIKLLTKPLIRMKDATQKISNGDFTVKLPMKTKDELGELAESIQFLANHLNHLQKERKEFLASISHELRTPLTYIKGYAELGKKPNLEESARLEYLHIIHEESTRVSSMLEDLFELAKMDQNTFSIQTQRRNMEEFILPIFERARPAFDNAGIDLKLDVVKNFDSHIDPRRFEQIVLNLLDNARKYSSAGSTTTIQLNKRGKECFLTIQDEGKGIPEEDISFVLDRFYRVEKSRSRLTGGVGLGLAIVKELVEAHGGTLSIKSEQYNGTAVTILLRESEDETNFTD, from the coding sequence ATGAAATTCTCTACTAAACTCGGTTTATGGTTTTTTATATGCCTACTAATTATTGAATCCGTATCCATGTTAGTTCTACACAGACATGTGGTCGATTCGCTAGTAAAAGAAGAATTGGATTCTTTGTTGGCAAGGGGAAATAGCCATCGGGATGTCTTGTTGACCTCCATTACCCCTGACACGCTTCAACATATTGTGTTGATGGAGTCAAACACAGATACCGAGGTCATAATAATGGATGAGAACGGCTCAGTTATTGATTCATCTATGCAAATGAGCAACCTGCCGCATTACTTAAACAAAGAGGCTCCCGAGACCGGAGATGGCGTGGTTCAAGACGATTGGAGACAGGAATCATTTATTGCAACTGTCTCCCCTTTTCGTACAGAGGAAGGTTCTACAGGCTATGTTTATATGCTAAAAAGCACCGATTCTCTACAGAAGGTCATTCAGCAATTGAACCAGCACTTTGCCATAGCAGTAGTTATTATTATGCTTTTTTTACTGGTAACAAATATCATTCTAATAAAATTGCTCACCAAGCCGTTAATCAGAATGAAAGATGCTACCCAAAAGATTAGCAACGGGGACTTTACGGTGAAATTACCTATGAAAACGAAAGATGAGCTTGGGGAATTAGCCGAATCCATTCAATTTTTGGCCAATCACTTGAATCATTTGCAAAAGGAGAGAAAGGAGTTTCTCGCAAGCATCTCTCATGAATTGCGGACACCGTTGACTTATATTAAGGGGTATGCTGAACTAGGAAAAAAACCGAATTTGGAAGAATCAGCCCGGTTGGAATACCTACATATTATTCACGAGGAATCCACACGGGTATCAAGTATGCTCGAAGATTTATTTGAACTGGCAAAAATGGACCAGAATACTTTTTCCATTCAAACACAAAGAAGGAACATGGAAGAATTCATCCTACCAATTTTCGAAAGAGCACGGCCTGCCTTTGATAATGCCGGGATCGACTTAAAGTTGGATGTTGTCAAAAACTTTGATTCACATATAGATCCTAGACGGTTCGAACAAATCGTTTTGAACTTACTAGACAATGCAAGGAAATATTCTTCAGCAGGCTCTACCACAACCATTCAACTAAATAAAAGAGGGAAAGAGTGCTTTCTAACAATCCAGGATGAGGGAAAAGGTATCCCAGAAGAAGATATCTCCTTTGTTCTTGATCGATTTTACCGTGTGGAAAAATCCCGTTCTCGTTTGACAGGTGGAGTCGGGCTCGGACTGGCTATTGTTAAGGAACTTGTGGAAGCCCATGGCGGAACTCTGTCTATTAAGAGTGAACAATATAATGGTACTGCTGTCACCATTCTATTAAGGGAGAGCGAAGATGAGACGAATTTTACTGATTGA
- a CDS encoding VOC family protein, with protein MGEKLWRVGTTYIPVKNVEESADWYVSKLEAELNYQDQDKAIINLAEQSLFLVKASANQTANFTDVNGNVRFSLTFEVDGISALEKLHDEFRQKGVKVGDLENRGHAGRNFVFEDLDGNRFDVWSELSPIFKEKYFTSHRGE; from the coding sequence ATGGGAGAGAAATTATGGAGAGTTGGTACGACCTATATTCCTGTAAAGAATGTAGAAGAGTCTGCTGATTGGTATGTAAGTAAGTTGGAAGCGGAATTGAACTACCAAGATCAAGACAAAGCAATTATTAATCTTGCAGAGCAAAGTCTTTTCCTTGTAAAAGCGTCTGCGAACCAGACTGCAAACTTTACAGATGTGAACGGAAATGTACGTTTTTCACTAACATTTGAGGTCGATGGCATATCGGCGTTAGAGAAACTTCATGATGAATTTCGCCAAAAAGGAGTAAAAGTGGGAGATTTGGAAAACAGAGGACATGCAGGGAGAAATTTTGTGTTTGAAGACCTAGATGGCAACAGGTTTGATGTATGGAGTGAACTTAGTCCGATATTTAAAGAGAAATATTTTACTAGCCATAGGGGAGAATAA